The following coding sequences lie in one Thalassoglobus polymorphus genomic window:
- a CDS encoding Gfo/Idh/MocA family protein — protein sequence MSVGFGIVGTGMIAQFHAKAIEAITGASLVACFDMVGERADAFGKENGCKAYSNLDEMLANEDVHVVTICTPSGAHLDPAVAAAKAGKHLLVEKPLEITLDRCDQIINACKASGVKLGAILPSRFSQANMALKEAIEQGRFGKLTLGDTFVKWWRSQEYYDSGGWRGTWALDGGGAFMNQAIHNVDLLHWFMGDVSQVTGMTSTIAHERIEVEDVGAATVKFKSGAIGNLEATTCAFPGLLKKTEIHGTTGSVIIEQDSILLWEFEEKRPEDEKLLAECGAGSESTGGASDPKAISFVGHQRQFEDFVAAINENREPMIDGYEGRKSVEVILAIYQSSWEGKRIDLPLTSDPVRPE from the coding sequence ATGTCTGTAGGATTTGGTATTGTCGGAACTGGGATGATTGCCCAGTTTCACGCAAAAGCCATCGAGGCGATTACAGGTGCATCGTTAGTTGCCTGCTTCGATATGGTTGGAGAACGGGCGGATGCATTCGGAAAAGAAAACGGATGCAAGGCGTATTCCAATCTTGATGAAATGTTGGCAAACGAAGATGTGCACGTAGTCACAATTTGTACTCCAAGTGGTGCTCACCTTGACCCGGCAGTCGCTGCAGCAAAAGCAGGGAAGCATCTTCTTGTCGAGAAGCCTTTGGAAATCACATTGGACCGATGTGATCAAATCATCAACGCCTGCAAAGCGTCTGGGGTAAAGCTGGGGGCGATTCTGCCGTCTCGTTTTAGTCAGGCAAACATGGCTTTGAAAGAAGCCATCGAGCAAGGTCGCTTCGGAAAACTGACTCTGGGCGACACCTTCGTGAAGTGGTGGCGATCACAAGAGTATTACGACAGCGGCGGATGGCGCGGAACCTGGGCGCTCGACGGCGGCGGAGCGTTTATGAATCAGGCGATTCATAATGTCGACTTACTCCATTGGTTCATGGGCGACGTGTCGCAAGTCACCGGGATGACATCGACAATTGCTCACGAACGCATCGAAGTCGAAGACGTTGGAGCAGCGACTGTCAAATTCAAGTCCGGCGCCATCGGTAACTTGGAAGCAACAACGTGTGCATTCCCAGGACTGCTGAAGAAAACTGAAATTCATGGAACGACCGGGTCGGTCATCATCGAACAGGATTCCATCCTGCTTTGGGAGTTCGAGGAAAAACGGCCTGAGGATGAAAAGCTTCTGGCAGAATGCGGAGCAGGGAGCGAATCGACGGGCGGAGCTTCCGATCCGAAAGCGATTTCCTTTGTTGGTCATCAAAGACAGTTTGAAGATTTCGTTGCAGCCATCAACGAAAATCGAGAACCGATGATCGATGGATACGAAGGCCGCAAGAGCGTCGAAGTGATTCTCGCAATTTATCAATCCTCATGGGAAGGCAAACGCATTGATCTTCCCCTCACTAGCGACCCGGTAAGACCTGAGTAA
- a CDS encoding sialidase family protein — translation MIRFLLCCVTLSNFAAVSIAQSTEQPKLIASISKETLWTNRDGKGATWFHPRACMMPGPDGKPVALMTLQEIGGSDYFGQVHWSTSSDLGKTWSDPEPIAALGRDPIPGRADDLKAAVCDVTPQYHPQSDSILALGHVVFYKGKYFARKEQLSRYPVYVTRDQSGKWSKRKILEWDDPRGKNIYTNNCGQRVVLPNGDVQMSFTFGPESVNRMVSGVRASFNGEDLKLLEVGPPLENRVGRGLLEPSVTEFQNKFWMTIRAEDDQGYLSSSEDGIHWEEKKAWTWEDGTPLKMSTTQQHWLTHSDGLFLVYTREDKSNKNVIRWRSPLWVAQVDVEKRCLIKSTEQVVLPIVGDGVNEPDKVALMGNFNITHASPHESWVTVGEWMPRDGYKGDVLLARIKWAKPNKLPLW, via the coding sequence ATGATTCGTTTTCTTTTATGCTGCGTCACGCTTTCAAATTTCGCAGCGGTTAGCATTGCTCAATCTACTGAGCAGCCAAAGCTCATTGCGTCGATCTCAAAAGAGACGTTGTGGACGAATCGTGATGGAAAAGGGGCGACATGGTTTCATCCACGGGCCTGCATGATGCCGGGGCCTGATGGAAAACCGGTCGCCTTGATGACTCTCCAGGAGATCGGAGGATCAGATTACTTCGGGCAAGTGCATTGGTCGACTTCTTCCGATCTCGGCAAAACGTGGAGCGATCCAGAACCGATCGCAGCGTTAGGTCGAGATCCAATTCCCGGTCGTGCAGATGACTTGAAAGCGGCTGTCTGCGATGTGACACCGCAGTATCATCCGCAGTCGGATTCAATACTTGCGCTGGGGCATGTTGTCTTTTACAAAGGGAAATATTTCGCACGAAAAGAACAGCTTTCGAGATATCCGGTCTATGTCACTCGTGACCAGTCAGGGAAGTGGTCAAAAAGAAAAATCCTGGAATGGGATGACCCTCGCGGTAAAAACATCTACACAAATAATTGTGGGCAACGGGTTGTTTTGCCGAATGGAGATGTGCAGATGTCATTCACATTTGGTCCCGAGTCGGTAAACAGAATGGTTTCCGGGGTTCGCGCGAGTTTTAATGGAGAGGACCTGAAACTTCTGGAAGTTGGTCCTCCATTGGAAAATCGTGTTGGAAGAGGCCTGCTCGAACCGAGTGTGACGGAATTTCAGAATAAGTTTTGGATGACCATTCGAGCGGAAGATGATCAGGGGTATCTCAGTTCCAGCGAAGATGGGATTCACTGGGAAGAGAAGAAAGCGTGGACTTGGGAAGATGGAACACCGCTGAAGATGTCGACAACCCAGCAACATTGGCTCACACACAGCGACGGTCTGTTTCTCGTTTACACACGAGAAGACAAGTCGAACAAAAACGTGATTCGCTGGAGGTCACCATTGTGGGTGGCTCAGGTCGATGTCGAAAAGAGATGCCTGATCAAGTCGACAGAACAAGTTGTGTTGCCGATCGTTGGCGACGGTGTCAACGAACCTGACAAGGTCGCTCTGATGGGGAATTTCAACATCACGCACGCCAGCCCACACGAATCCTGGGTAACCGTCGGAGAATGGATGCCGCGTGATGGTTACAAGGGAGATGTTCTTCTTGCACGTATCAAATGGGCAAAACCGAACAAGCTTCCGCTCTGGTAA
- the lepA gene encoding translation elongation factor 4, which translates to MKPEFIRNFSIIAHIDHGKSTLSDQLLLKSGAITERDFHEQVLDDLDVEKDRGITVKARAVAIDYEYEGNIYQLNFIDTPGHVDFHYEVSRSLAACEGALLVVDAFQGVQAQTVANAYAAIEADLEIIPVVNKIDLPVTRIEEVLEEVENIIGLDSSDAIRVSAKQGIGIEDCIEAIIKRIPAPKGDPEAPLKALVFDSKYDHYRGVVTYVRIVEGTLRSKDRIRFMRGETVHDVIEIGQFRPSMEACQSLGPGQAGYIIAGEKELGNIHVGDTVTLQGRQAEEALPGYKQPKQMVFCGMYPIDATDFEKLRYELDRMALNDASFSFIPETSDALGFGFRCGFLGMLHMEIIQQRLEQEADVGLIQTAPNVTYELKLNSGEVIKLDNPADVPESGNIDEFREPIAKVTFILPADKIGAVMQLCADRRGIYFNTEFLGTDRAQLVYELPLAEIIYDMHDKLKSITRGYGTMDYEVIGFRPADLVKLDILVKGTLVEALATIVHRDSSERRGRALVKKLKEEIHKHQFEVALQAAIGSRVIARETISALRKNVTAKCYGGDISRKRKLLEKQKKGKKRMKQFGEVEIPQKAFLSILEAGKDG; encoded by the coding sequence ATGAAACCTGAATTTATTCGCAACTTTTCAATTATCGCTCACATCGATCATGGCAAAAGTACGCTATCCGATCAATTGCTGTTGAAAAGCGGAGCGATCACAGAACGAGATTTCCACGAACAGGTTTTGGATGACTTGGACGTCGAGAAAGACCGTGGGATCACCGTCAAGGCGCGGGCCGTCGCAATCGATTATGAATACGAAGGGAACATCTATCAGCTGAATTTCATTGATACTCCCGGTCATGTCGACTTTCACTATGAAGTCTCACGAAGTTTGGCTGCCTGTGAAGGTGCTTTGCTCGTTGTAGACGCATTCCAAGGCGTACAGGCTCAAACTGTCGCCAATGCGTACGCAGCCATTGAAGCTGACTTGGAAATCATTCCGGTTGTCAACAAAATCGACCTGCCTGTCACACGTATTGAGGAAGTCCTTGAAGAAGTTGAGAACATCATCGGCTTGGATTCATCCGATGCGATCCGAGTGAGCGCCAAGCAGGGAATTGGGATCGAAGACTGTATTGAAGCCATTATCAAACGCATCCCTGCTCCGAAAGGAGATCCAGAAGCTCCCTTAAAAGCGCTTGTTTTCGATAGTAAATACGATCACTACCGTGGAGTGGTCACCTATGTTCGTATTGTCGAGGGAACCCTCCGGTCGAAAGACCGAATCCGTTTCATGCGTGGAGAAACAGTTCATGACGTGATCGAAATTGGACAGTTTCGACCGAGCATGGAAGCCTGCCAGTCACTTGGTCCAGGCCAGGCAGGATATATCATTGCCGGTGAGAAAGAGCTTGGAAATATTCACGTTGGGGATACGGTCACTCTCCAAGGAAGACAGGCAGAGGAAGCGCTCCCGGGTTATAAACAACCTAAGCAAATGGTTTTTTGCGGGATGTATCCGATCGATGCAACCGACTTCGAAAAACTCCGCTACGAACTGGACCGCATGGCACTGAATGATGCCAGCTTTTCGTTCATTCCAGAAACAAGTGACGCACTCGGGTTCGGATTTCGCTGTGGGTTCCTCGGAATGCTCCACATGGAGATCATTCAACAGCGACTCGAACAGGAAGCTGATGTCGGTCTGATTCAAACAGCCCCGAACGTCACCTATGAACTCAAATTAAATTCCGGGGAAGTCATCAAGCTGGACAACCCTGCTGATGTTCCCGAGTCTGGAAACATCGACGAATTTCGTGAACCAATCGCAAAAGTGACCTTTATCCTCCCGGCAGACAAAATCGGCGCGGTCATGCAACTCTGTGCTGACCGTCGAGGAATTTACTTTAATACTGAATTCCTCGGTACCGATCGCGCTCAGCTTGTTTATGAACTGCCCCTTGCGGAAATCATCTACGACATGCACGACAAGTTGAAGTCGATCACGCGTGGATACGGCACAATGGATTACGAAGTGATCGGTTTCCGTCCCGCAGACTTAGTCAAGCTCGACATCCTTGTGAAGGGAACCCTCGTTGAAGCACTCGCGACCATTGTCCACCGCGACAGTTCCGAACGCCGTGGCCGTGCATTGGTCAAAAAACTTAAAGAAGAAATTCACAAACACCAGTTCGAGGTCGCCCTTCAGGCAGCTATTGGTTCTCGCGTGATCGCCCGCGAAACGATCTCAGCCCTCCGCAAAAACGTGACCGCCAAATGTTACGGCGGTGATATCTCCCGAAAGCGAAAACTGCTTGAGAAGCAGAAAAAGGGGAAGAAGCGGATGAAACAATTCGGGGAAGTCGAGATCCCACAAAAAGCATTTCTCTCGATCCTTGAAGCTGGCAAGGACGGTTAA
- a CDS encoding M56 family metallopeptidase, with the protein MFFLSQLDQNLLQNLWLILFHAVWQGALVGFVLWNLQKILRTKSLALRYGIFVTGLWVVLLLPVFTWFVTSGQHPQRSPETTSASISKAEKNSASQISINILDLPYVISNWNSVEPADPFDQRLQAHSRDQISPLLSQPTSDPIDAELAPLTNFRIYTKIIVLTWGLGVLLFSCRLFIGFLWIVSISASRSTLDVGISSRIESLTLSQKWIVTPRLFLSPKVSEAIVVGYLRPMVLIPLSWTTQLTPEALEAVIVHELMHIRRFDLWVILVQRIAETLLFFHPIVWWISKRISIEREHCCDAESVLFLDSNLSYAKALEQVALRLLEQSQTKTLSPRLFNSLLSLNFGGQKMELLARIEHVLQLSSQKRTTISRRPRHAAVMLIIPLMVIGIGFSLVQVFAAEPPLKNLSVEASLQSPQETQAEEPVKQNVEVTVEEIKEKSSTKSVILGVGVESDAEVAGELTLDESNFKKSFTTPLDRKKYQIHIKQENFAVIAKSMQIDSTSKSIRLKQGKLQIRSGESTANLLADQIELRFDVLADALSKTPNFIKATGHVKFSDGNGPNDAQTFMTCDEFAWDLDKNSIQMRGKSTTQDSLNTIPAPKESENKKDVTRNPDELNKLLEDCLKQPIDFTYIGVSLDQALVEIGKNQLKNCLVMDEISLRKAGISLQQELSLQVEGISLGSCLQLILEPYGASFYIDNGNFVVTSKLKATHHRVTRVHNLSRFLNHDGFYQAPRPFDDPKERLKPLIEFLRGESTPWELGKSTAQFKPKSQQLEIIAPQAQQDQTNQRLELLRKVLEGNPDTNFDHLVQKASSTFHNKNNVIEQSLLQLAKQQQILTHQEKIGQNLQQLISLDFEDRPFSELLQHIANHAGINIVIDDAALAEVGISSNEPITVHLDQVSVSTGLNVVLRSLDLSSMIEDEVLKIISSEQAEGEHLVVVYQVEDLTGDAIETNLEIVSLIELLQSVVAPHSWAISGGPGAITSHSATNCLVVRQVRAVHDEIEWLLQELRDARLGKKPESLTAKTPQRTAGVKNLNSSVQFELNNVTLLDALTQIRQQTGIQFYVDQQGLDEAGVSGQTIVTLKTSEAIMIKSGLSLLLTPLGLGYSEDDGLIVISSKQRCAEPHQVRLYSTEGKSFERSGLEEICNELKSKIAPESWDSHGGAGVATFDPESKTLIIRQSDDVHKQIAEYLK; encoded by the coding sequence ATGTTCTTTCTTTCCCAACTTGATCAGAATCTGTTGCAAAATCTGTGGTTAATCTTATTCCACGCAGTGTGGCAAGGCGCCCTTGTCGGCTTCGTACTTTGGAACCTCCAAAAAATACTTCGGACGAAATCCCTTGCTCTTCGTTATGGGATTTTTGTGACTGGGTTATGGGTAGTTCTCTTGCTGCCAGTCTTCACATGGTTCGTCACTTCAGGCCAACACCCCCAACGTAGCCCAGAGACCACTTCAGCCTCGATTTCGAAAGCTGAAAAAAATTCAGCATCGCAAATTTCAATCAATATTTTAGACCTGCCGTACGTTATTTCAAACTGGAACAGCGTCGAGCCTGCTGACCCGTTCGACCAGCGTCTTCAAGCACATTCAAGAGATCAAATTTCGCCATTGCTCTCGCAACCGACGAGCGACCCAATAGACGCAGAACTCGCTCCACTTACGAATTTTCGAATCTACACAAAAATAATTGTCTTAACCTGGGGATTGGGAGTCTTACTGTTTTCGTGCCGTTTATTCATTGGATTTCTTTGGATTGTCAGCATCTCAGCTTCGCGATCGACACTCGATGTGGGAATTTCTTCACGTATCGAGTCGCTGACATTAAGTCAGAAATGGATCGTGACTCCGCGTCTCTTTCTCTCTCCGAAAGTCAGCGAAGCGATCGTCGTTGGATACCTGCGTCCGATGGTACTGATCCCGCTGAGTTGGACAACTCAGCTCACTCCGGAGGCGTTAGAAGCGGTCATTGTCCATGAACTGATGCACATTCGGCGTTTCGATTTGTGGGTCATCCTTGTTCAGCGAATCGCCGAGACACTGCTCTTCTTTCACCCGATAGTGTGGTGGATTTCAAAACGCATCAGCATTGAACGCGAACATTGTTGCGATGCAGAATCTGTTCTCTTCCTTGATTCAAATCTTTCGTACGCCAAAGCCCTTGAGCAGGTTGCTCTACGATTGCTTGAGCAATCGCAAACGAAAACACTTTCCCCCAGATTGTTCAACAGTCTACTTTCCCTTAACTTTGGAGGCCAGAAGATGGAACTTCTCGCACGAATCGAACACGTCCTGCAACTCAGTTCGCAAAAACGCACGACAATTTCGCGAAGACCTCGCCATGCAGCCGTCATGCTCATCATCCCGTTGATGGTGATCGGTATCGGCTTTTCACTGGTTCAAGTTTTTGCAGCCGAGCCTCCATTGAAAAATCTATCAGTCGAAGCCAGTTTACAATCACCACAAGAGACTCAAGCTGAAGAACCAGTCAAGCAGAACGTAGAAGTGACAGTTGAGGAGATTAAGGAGAAAAGTTCTACCAAGAGCGTCATCTTAGGTGTGGGAGTGGAGAGTGATGCCGAAGTGGCTGGAGAACTGACTCTGGATGAATCGAATTTCAAGAAGTCTTTCACAACTCCTCTCGATAGAAAGAAATATCAAATACACATCAAACAGGAAAACTTCGCCGTCATCGCAAAGAGTATGCAGATTGATTCAACGTCAAAATCGATCAGATTAAAACAGGGCAAACTTCAAATTCGCAGCGGAGAGTCCACAGCAAATCTTCTGGCAGACCAGATTGAGCTTCGATTCGATGTACTGGCTGACGCACTCTCAAAAACACCAAACTTCATCAAGGCAACAGGCCATGTCAAATTTAGCGACGGTAACGGGCCGAACGATGCGCAAACATTCATGACATGCGATGAGTTTGCATGGGATCTCGATAAAAACTCTATTCAGATGCGGGGGAAAAGCACGACGCAGGATTCTCTGAATACGATTCCCGCCCCCAAGGAATCTGAAAACAAAAAAGACGTGACTCGAAATCCAGATGAGTTGAACAAGCTTCTCGAAGATTGTTTGAAGCAACCGATTGATTTCACTTACATCGGTGTCAGTCTTGATCAAGCACTTGTTGAGATCGGGAAGAATCAGCTTAAGAACTGCCTGGTCATGGACGAGATCTCGCTCCGAAAAGCGGGAATTTCTTTACAGCAGGAACTGAGCCTTCAAGTTGAGGGAATCAGCCTGGGATCCTGCCTGCAGCTCATATTGGAACCGTACGGAGCTTCGTTTTACATTGACAATGGAAACTTCGTTGTCACTTCGAAGTTGAAAGCGACTCATCATCGCGTAACGCGAGTCCATAACCTTTCACGATTCCTCAATCATGATGGATTTTACCAAGCTCCTCGCCCATTCGATGATCCCAAGGAACGTCTTAAGCCCCTAATTGAGTTTCTAAGAGGAGAATCAACTCCCTGGGAGTTGGGAAAATCGACGGCTCAATTCAAGCCGAAGAGTCAACAGCTTGAAATCATCGCTCCGCAAGCCCAACAGGACCAGACAAACCAACGGCTTGAACTACTGCGAAAAGTCTTAGAAGGCAACCCAGATACAAACTTTGACCACCTTGTTCAGAAAGCCTCTTCCACTTTTCATAACAAGAATAACGTTATTGAACAGTCGCTGCTTCAACTTGCGAAACAGCAACAGATTTTAACGCATCAGGAGAAAATTGGCCAAAATCTACAGCAGTTGATCTCGTTGGATTTTGAAGACCGACCATTTTCAGAGTTGCTACAACATATTGCGAATCATGCAGGTATCAACATTGTGATCGACGACGCTGCCTTAGCGGAGGTTGGGATCTCCTCAAACGAGCCTATCACAGTGCATCTGGATCAAGTCTCGGTCTCAACCGGCTTGAACGTCGTTCTTCGGAGCCTTGATTTGAGCTCAATGATTGAAGATGAAGTCCTGAAAATTATATCTTCGGAACAAGCCGAAGGTGAGCACCTTGTCGTCGTTTACCAGGTTGAAGATTTGACCGGTGACGCAATCGAGACAAACCTGGAAATAGTCAGCTTAATTGAGTTGCTACAGTCGGTCGTCGCCCCTCACAGCTGGGCGATATCCGGTGGTCCCGGCGCCATCACCTCTCACTCTGCCACCAACTGTCTGGTCGTCCGCCAAGTTCGAGCAGTTCATGACGAAATAGAATGGCTGCTTCAGGAACTCCGGGATGCCCGCCTCGGAAAGAAACCTGAAAGCCTCACTGCGAAAACTCCTCAAAGAACTGCGGGAGTCAAAAATCTGAACAGCTCGGTCCAGTTTGAACTCAATAATGTCACACTCCTCGATGCACTGACTCAGATACGACAGCAAACCGGAATTCAGTTTTACGTTGACCAGCAAGGACTGGATGAAGCAGGCGTCTCCGGTCAGACAATAGTGACGCTCAAAACATCAGAGGCAATCATGATAAAATCTGGTCTGTCATTGCTTCTTACTCCGCTGGGGCTGGGGTATTCTGAGGACGACGGCTTGATTGTCATCTCGTCGAAACAACGATGTGCAGAGCCTCATCAAGTTCGGCTGTACTCGACTGAAGGAAAATCATTCGAGCGAAGCGGTCTTGAGGAAATCTGTAACGAACTGAAGTCGAAAATTGCCCCGGAGAGCTGGGATAGTCACGGAGGCGCAGGAGTCGCAACTTTTGACCCCGAGAGCAAAACGTTGATCATTCGCCAGTCAGATGACGTGCACAAACAGATCGCAGAATACCTGAAGTGA
- the thiL gene encoding thiamine-phosphate kinase: MNAYSESRPEFDFIDWIKKQVTLRPEVKLGIGDDAAILSHQPNREWVTAIDVITEGVHFTSETPPELIGRKALAINLSDIAAMAADPVAVFLGIVLPKSCGRAYAEQLYAGIFEMANEYELSIAGGDTNSWSGPLVLNVTVMGTVEQGKAILRSGANAGDWIFVTGPLGGSLASGRHLTFEPKLKEAKILAQHFHITSMLDLSDGLASDARHIASQSGVGMIVDTQSLPIHTDVNPDLPEAERVQHAMSDGEDFELLLTVSPEEGERLLSEGIQLGVAVTKIGECTEEVGMKLQSGDALIDWPRGGWEHEV, from the coding sequence ATGAATGCTTATTCTGAATCACGTCCAGAATTCGACTTTATTGACTGGATCAAGAAGCAGGTCACGCTCCGACCAGAAGTGAAGCTGGGAATCGGTGATGACGCCGCGATCCTTTCGCATCAACCGAACCGGGAATGGGTCACAGCGATTGATGTGATCACCGAAGGTGTTCATTTTACGTCGGAGACGCCTCCTGAATTGATCGGTCGCAAGGCCTTGGCAATCAATCTGAGTGACATCGCAGCGATGGCTGCCGACCCGGTCGCTGTTTTTCTTGGGATTGTTCTTCCGAAATCGTGTGGGCGAGCCTATGCAGAACAGCTGTACGCCGGCATCTTTGAGATGGCCAACGAGTATGAATTGTCGATAGCTGGCGGAGACACTAACAGCTGGTCGGGACCACTGGTTTTGAATGTCACTGTGATGGGAACTGTCGAGCAGGGAAAAGCGATCCTGCGATCTGGAGCGAACGCCGGTGACTGGATCTTCGTGACCGGTCCTCTCGGTGGATCATTGGCATCGGGACGGCATCTCACATTCGAGCCGAAGCTCAAGGAAGCAAAAATTCTCGCTCAGCATTTTCACATTACGTCGATGCTCGATCTGAGTGATGGGCTCGCGAGTGATGCGCGGCACATCGCATCGCAAAGCGGAGTCGGAATGATCGTCGATACCCAGAGTCTTCCGATCCATACAGATGTGAACCCCGACTTACCTGAAGCCGAACGAGTCCAACACGCGATGTCTGATGGTGAAGACTTTGAGTTGTTGTTGACCGTTTCTCCTGAAGAGGGCGAGCGACTCCTTAGCGAGGGGATTCAACTGGGAGTCGCCGTCACCAAGATCGGAGAGTGTACGGAGGAAGTCGGTATGAAGCTGCAAAGCGGAGACGCACTCATCGATTGGCCCCGAGGTGGTTGGGAGCACGAAGTCTAA
- a CDS encoding glucose 1-dehydrogenase, translated as MKALAVNPKQENSAHVVEIDAPSLDFVPNGRGVLVKTLQVGVDATDAEINEGLYGQAPEGDSFLVLGHEVFGIVEEVGPAVKHLKPGDYCTCTVRRPGPTMYDTIGRNDITSHDEYYERGINLRHGFMTEKFVDDAEFVVKVPVGLKHLGVLSEPVSVCAKAIEQAYLAQTRLQVWNPQLAFVTGAGQIGLLTAMMLRLRGLEVYVLARTPNPGLKEEICEGYGAHYISTQEEEPADLVKRVGNPDLIIEATGSSYVAFNSMQYLNRNGALVWTSVTGGKNTITDFPSDQVNLEWVLGNKLLVGSVNGNRDHFKKGIADLAMAEVMFPGVTQKILTTPIDGFDNPAEIIDKLTNDKSALKVYVNIAEAS; from the coding sequence ATGAAAGCTTTAGCTGTCAATCCGAAGCAGGAGAATAGCGCTCACGTTGTTGAAATTGACGCCCCCAGCCTTGACTTCGTCCCGAATGGGAGAGGAGTTCTAGTAAAAACTCTGCAAGTTGGAGTCGATGCAACCGACGCTGAGATCAACGAGGGCTTATATGGGCAGGCTCCCGAAGGCGATTCGTTTCTTGTTTTAGGACATGAAGTTTTCGGAATCGTCGAAGAAGTCGGTCCAGCGGTCAAGCATTTGAAACCGGGGGACTATTGTACCTGCACTGTCCGTCGTCCGGGGCCGACAATGTATGACACCATTGGCCGCAACGACATCACCAGTCATGATGAATACTACGAGCGGGGCATCAACCTCCGACACGGGTTTATGACGGAAAAGTTTGTCGATGACGCCGAATTTGTCGTCAAGGTCCCGGTTGGACTGAAGCATCTTGGTGTTCTCTCCGAACCTGTCAGCGTGTGTGCTAAAGCAATTGAACAGGCGTATCTTGCTCAAACTCGACTGCAAGTTTGGAATCCACAACTCGCCTTCGTTACGGGGGCGGGGCAAATTGGATTATTGACCGCGATGATGTTGCGATTGCGAGGTCTTGAAGTTTACGTACTTGCCCGCACGCCAAACCCGGGACTGAAAGAGGAGATCTGCGAAGGCTATGGGGCCCATTACATCAGCACTCAAGAAGAAGAACCGGCTGATCTGGTGAAGCGAGTCGGCAATCCGGATCTCATTATTGAAGCGACTGGCAGCAGCTATGTCGCGTTCAATTCCATGCAATACCTCAATAGAAACGGGGCTCTTGTCTGGACGAGCGTGACCGGCGGAAAGAATACGATTACAGACTTTCCTTCCGATCAGGTGAACCTTGAGTGGGTCCTTGGGAACAAGTTGCTTGTCGGCAGCGTGAATGGAAATCGCGACCACTTCAAAAAGGGAATCGCTGATCTGGCGATGGCTGAAGTCATGTTCCCGGGGGTGACACAGAAAATCCTGACGACTCCCATCGATGGTTTTGATAACCCTGCGGAGATCATCGATAAACTCACCAACGATAAGTCCGCGCTCAAAGTCTATGTGAATATCGCTGAAGCTTCTTGA
- the coaBC gene encoding bifunctional phosphopantothenoylcysteine decarboxylase/phosphopantothenate--cysteine ligase CoaBC, which translates to MVDLTNKEILIGITGGIAAYKVAELTSQLVQQGAGVTVAMTDSAQKFIGKTTFQALTGRPVYTELFEPQEHFIGEHIGLARRADLLLIAPATANVIGRMAHGLADDLLTTLALAVTCPVVIAPAMNNEMWSKPSVQRNLTQLKEDGIHMVGPDEGWLSCQSIGPGRMSSPDAILKTLINLLD; encoded by the coding sequence ATGGTAGACCTGACCAATAAAGAAATACTGATCGGCATCACCGGGGGGATTGCAGCTTACAAGGTTGCGGAATTGACCAGTCAACTGGTGCAGCAAGGAGCCGGAGTGACCGTTGCGATGACGGACTCTGCACAAAAATTTATTGGGAAGACGACATTTCAGGCTCTCACTGGACGTCCGGTCTATACAGAACTGTTCGAGCCGCAGGAACATTTTATTGGTGAGCACATCGGGCTAGCTCGCCGAGCGGATCTCTTGCTGATCGCTCCGGCAACAGCGAATGTCATCGGGCGAATGGCTCATGGACTCGCTGACGACTTACTCACCACGCTTGCTCTTGCCGTCACATGTCCGGTCGTTATTGCTCCAGCGATGAACAATGAGATGTGGTCCAAACCATCCGTGCAGAGAAACCTCACCCAGCTTAAAGAAGACGGTATTCACATGGTCGGTCCCGACGAAGGCTGGCTCAGTTGCCAATCGATCGGCCCAGGAAGAATGTCTTCACCGGATGCGATTTTGAAAACTCTTATCAATCTGCTTGATTGA